The following are from one region of the Advenella mimigardefordensis DPN7 genome:
- the map gene encoding type I methionyl aminopeptidase: MNQRVSIKSAEDIAKARIAGRLAADVLHMIAPHVKAGVTTDELDRLCNDYIVNVQNTIPANVGYHGFPKTVCTSVNHVICHGIPSDKVLRNGDIINIDVAIIKDGWFGDTSRMYFVGEPGPLAKRLVHTTYEAMLAGIRQVRPGATLGDVGYAIQNVAHREGFSIVREYCGHGIGQVYHDDPQVLHYGRPGEGLRLQEGMMFTIEPMINAGKRHSRQLADGWTVVTKDHSLSAQWEHMVVVTADGFEVLTPWPEDQEGYEPIR; the protein is encoded by the coding sequence ATTGCCAAGGCACGCATCGCCGGCCGACTCGCGGCCGATGTGCTGCATATGATCGCGCCGCACGTGAAGGCTGGCGTGACCACCGATGAGCTGGATAGGCTGTGCAACGACTATATCGTCAATGTACAGAATACCATTCCCGCTAATGTCGGCTATCACGGTTTTCCCAAAACGGTGTGCACCTCGGTCAACCATGTCATCTGTCATGGCATTCCATCCGACAAGGTGCTGCGCAATGGCGATATCATCAATATCGATGTGGCCATCATCAAGGACGGCTGGTTCGGTGATACCAGCCGTATGTACTTTGTGGGCGAGCCCGGGCCGCTGGCTAAGCGTCTGGTGCATACAACCTATGAAGCCATGCTGGCCGGTATCCGGCAGGTGCGTCCCGGTGCCACGCTGGGCGATGTAGGCTACGCCATACAGAACGTTGCCCACCGCGAAGGATTCAGTATCGTACGCGAGTATTGCGGTCATGGTATCGGCCAGGTCTACCATGACGATCCGCAAGTGCTGCACTACGGGCGTCCCGGTGAAGGACTGCGGCTGCAGGAAGGCATGATGTTCACCATTGAGCCCATGATCAACGCCGGTAAACGCCACTCGCGACAACTGGCCGATGGCTGGACGGTGGTTACCAAAGACCATTCCCTGTCGGCGCAGTGGGAGCATATGGTCGTGGTGACGGCCGATGGGTTCGAAGTGCTGACCCCCTGGCCGGAAGATCAGGAAGGCTACGAGCCCATCCGGTAA
- the pcaCD gene encoding bifunctional 4-carboxymuconolactone decarboxylase/3-oxoadipate enol-lactonase PcaCD produces MSFDPVDHNLERGLKNRRRILGDAWVERSLNGANDFNAEFQQLISRFAWHEIWSRPGLDHKTRRIIVLSITIAMGRWEEFELHVRAALTSEEPSRMTPDELKEVLMQAAIYAGVPAANTAFSHAMAILKEVGPQIGYAPQAFSPLDVSHSGTGQEGRTASKPALHYTLRRARNGKAKNTVVLSHALGCDLTMWDRLASELAADHDVIAYDHRGHGSSDAPEGLYQMAELAEDAARLLRELDCGPVIWIGLSMGAMVGQELALRHPELLVALVIANSTSGYPQAARDNWRQRIATVREQGVEAIADAVMQRYFHDTFRSEHAGEVAAYRRRLLTTDIEGYIGCCNAVGTVDTTDRLKNLSLPVLVIAGRLDQGAPLEMSEIMTREIAGAQLVVLEDASHIAVVEQPETFAAAVKQFVNKQRQ; encoded by the coding sequence ATGAGTTTTGATCCCGTTGACCACAATCTTGAACGCGGCCTGAAGAACCGTCGTCGTATCCTGGGCGATGCCTGGGTAGAGCGCTCTCTGAATGGCGCCAATGATTTCAATGCCGAGTTCCAGCAATTGATTTCCCGCTTTGCATGGCATGAAATCTGGAGCCGGCCGGGTCTGGATCACAAGACGCGCCGTATTATTGTTTTGTCTATCACGATTGCGATGGGCCGGTGGGAAGAGTTTGAACTGCATGTGCGTGCTGCGCTTACGAGCGAAGAGCCATCGCGCATGACGCCGGATGAACTCAAGGAAGTGCTGATGCAGGCGGCCATTTATGCCGGTGTGCCTGCTGCCAACACTGCTTTCAGTCATGCCATGGCGATTCTGAAGGAAGTCGGGCCGCAGATCGGTTACGCACCGCAAGCCTTTTCTCCTTTGGATGTCTCTCATTCCGGAACTGGGCAGGAAGGCCGTACAGCCAGTAAGCCGGCGTTGCACTACACGCTACGCAGAGCCCGCAATGGCAAGGCAAAAAATACAGTTGTGTTAAGTCATGCACTGGGTTGCGACCTCACCATGTGGGATCGTCTGGCCAGCGAGCTGGCGGCCGATCATGACGTGATTGCCTACGATCATCGTGGTCATGGCAGTTCCGACGCACCTGAAGGGCTTTACCAAATGGCTGAACTGGCCGAGGACGCTGCACGACTGCTGCGCGAACTGGACTGCGGCCCGGTGATCTGGATCGGCCTGTCGATGGGCGCCATGGTGGGTCAGGAACTGGCCTTGCGTCACCCTGAGTTACTGGTTGCACTTGTGATTGCCAATTCCACATCAGGTTACCCGCAAGCTGCGCGGGACAACTGGCGCCAGCGTATTGCCACAGTGCGAGAGCAGGGTGTTGAAGCCATTGCCGATGCCGTGATGCAGCGCTATTTTCACGATACTTTCCGCAGCGAACATGCCGGTGAAGTGGCGGCGTATCGCCGTCGTCTGCTCACAACCGATATCGAGGGATATATTGGCTGCTGCAACGCTGTGGGCACCGTCGATACCACCGACAGACTCAAAAACCTGTCTCTGCCTGTCCTGGTGATCGCCGGGCGACTGGATCAGGGAGCACCGCTGGAAATGTCGGAAATCATGACTCGCGAGATTGCCGGCGCGCAACTGGTGGTGCTGGAAGATGCGTCACACATTGCGGTTGTGGAGCAGCCCGAGACGTTTGCTGCGGCGGTAAAGCAGTTTGTGAATAAACAGCGCCAATAA
- a CDS encoding DUF488 domain-containing protein, with translation MKKDQIQTKRVYDEPADSDGYRVLVDRLWPRGIKKEALKHDLWLKEITPSSALRKWFHENAEQWAEFRQRYYAELDDQPAAVQQLIDQSQQQRVTLLYAAKDEQHNNANVLRDYLRAHAK, from the coding sequence ATGAAAAAAGATCAGATCCAGACGAAGCGTGTATATGATGAACCTGCGGACAGTGACGGTTACCGGGTGCTGGTGGACCGTTTATGGCCGCGCGGGATTAAAAAAGAAGCGCTTAAGCACGATCTCTGGCTCAAAGAAATCACCCCCAGCAGTGCATTGCGTAAATGGTTTCATGAGAACGCTGAGCAATGGGCTGAGTTCAGGCAACGCTATTATGCAGAACTGGATGACCAGCCGGCAGCGGTGCAGCAACTGATCGATCAATCACAACAGCAGCGTGTAACCCTGTTGTATGCGGCAAAAGACGAACAGCACAATAACGCCAATGTATTGCGGGATTATCTGCGGGCGCATGCGAAATAA
- a CDS encoding membrane-bound PQQ-dependent dehydrogenase, glucose/quinate/shikimate family, protein MDERRPISGIAAAGLKVLAVLLILIGLFMTGAGAWLAVLGGSIYYVLMGLALLLSGYLLWKQSLLGAWLYALAFIATLVWAVWEAGWEFWPLVARVFAFAVLAFLVTLAVPALRRARGKAPCRITRWASAVLAIGLVGTFTLFFFPKSVLEAEHIAPVTKVDRNDAPTNWEHWGNTTSGTRFVAMDQINKSNIGKLQVAWTARTGDIPESTGSGAEDQNTPLQIGDTLYVCTPYSKVLALDVDTGKEKWRYDAQATAPNWQRCRGLGYFDATASAHTVALASAEGAQATGEQNNAIAEGTIPADTMPSSQPANAVTCPRRLFLPTTDARLIAINADNGQPCSEFGNMGTVNLKVGMGEVKDGYYQQTSTPLVAGHVVIVGGRVADNFSVDEPPGVVRAFNVISGNLEWAWDPGNPDMTGTPAEGQTYTRGTPNVWSAMSYDAKLGLVYLPTGNATPDFYAGQRTELDDKYSSSIVALDVKSGKVRWHFQTTHHDLWDFDLPAQPLLYDIPDGKGGTHFALVQVTKQGEIFMLDRITGEPLAQVQEKQVPQGNVKGERYSATQPFSVGMPSIGNQTLKESDMWGATAFDQLLCRIQFKGMRHEGVYTPPGEDRALQFPGSLGGMNWGGVSVDPTTNYMFVNDMRLGLANYMIPRDKVGAGASGIEMGVVPQDGTPYGAMRERFLSQLGIPCQKPPFGTMTAIDLKTRKIVWQVPVGTVQDTGPLGIRMGMPIPIGMPTLGPSLATQAGLLFFAGTQDFYLRAYDSSTGKEIWKSRLPVGSQSGPMSYISPRTGKQYILINAGGARQSPDRGDYIIAYALPDDANKGQ, encoded by the coding sequence ATGGACGAACGCAGACCCATTTCCGGCATCGCTGCCGCCGGCCTTAAGGTGCTGGCAGTGCTCCTTATTCTGATCGGCCTGTTCATGACCGGCGCCGGTGCCTGGCTGGCCGTGCTGGGTGGGAGTATTTATTATGTATTGATGGGTCTGGCGCTGCTGCTGTCAGGCTACCTGCTCTGGAAACAGAGTCTGCTGGGTGCGTGGCTGTATGCCCTGGCGTTTATTGCCACGCTTGTCTGGGCGGTATGGGAAGCAGGCTGGGAATTCTGGCCATTGGTCGCGCGCGTCTTTGCCTTTGCCGTTCTGGCTTTTCTGGTTACGCTGGCGGTTCCTGCCTTGCGCCGCGCCCGGGGCAAAGCGCCCTGCCGCATCACGCGCTGGGCCTCGGCAGTCCTTGCCATCGGCCTTGTCGGTACGTTCACCCTCTTCTTTTTCCCGAAATCGGTCCTTGAGGCAGAGCATATTGCACCCGTCACCAAAGTAGACCGCAACGATGCGCCGACCAACTGGGAACATTGGGGCAACACTACAAGCGGAACGCGCTTTGTGGCCATGGACCAGATCAACAAGAGCAATATCGGCAAACTGCAAGTGGCCTGGACTGCCCGCACCGGCGATATTCCGGAGAGTACGGGATCGGGCGCCGAAGACCAGAATACACCTTTGCAAATCGGCGACACACTCTATGTGTGCACACCCTATAGCAAAGTGCTGGCACTGGACGTCGACACCGGCAAGGAAAAATGGCGTTACGATGCTCAGGCCACAGCTCCCAACTGGCAACGCTGCCGCGGTCTGGGGTATTTCGATGCAACCGCCAGTGCCCATACCGTAGCCCTGGCCAGCGCCGAAGGCGCCCAGGCCACAGGCGAACAGAATAACGCGATAGCCGAAGGCACAATACCTGCAGACACCATGCCATCCAGCCAGCCGGCCAACGCAGTCACCTGCCCACGGCGCCTGTTTCTGCCCACCACCGATGCCCGCCTGATCGCCATTAATGCCGACAACGGCCAACCCTGCTCCGAGTTCGGTAATATGGGTACCGTCAACCTGAAAGTGGGCATGGGTGAGGTCAAAGACGGCTACTACCAGCAAACGTCGACACCACTGGTTGCGGGTCATGTGGTGATTGTCGGCGGTCGTGTTGCTGACAACTTTTCAGTAGACGAACCGCCAGGCGTGGTCCGTGCCTTCAATGTTATTTCCGGCAACCTGGAATGGGCGTGGGACCCGGGCAATCCGGACATGACCGGCACGCCTGCGGAAGGCCAGACATACACCCGTGGCACACCGAACGTATGGTCTGCCATGTCCTACGACGCCAAGCTCGGCCTGGTCTATTTGCCTACCGGCAATGCGACACCAGACTTTTATGCCGGCCAGCGCACTGAACTGGACGACAAATACAGTTCATCCATCGTTGCACTGGATGTTAAATCCGGCAAAGTACGCTGGCACTTCCAAACCACCCACCACGACCTGTGGGACTTTGATCTGCCTGCACAGCCATTGCTTTATGACATCCCTGATGGCAAAGGCGGTACCCATTTCGCCCTGGTACAAGTGACCAAACAGGGGGAAATCTTCATGCTGGACCGCATTACCGGCGAGCCGCTGGCGCAGGTTCAGGAAAAACAGGTACCTCAGGGCAACGTGAAGGGCGAACGCTACTCTGCCACTCAACCGTTTTCTGTGGGCATGCCGTCCATCGGCAACCAGACCTTAAAAGAATCCGATATGTGGGGTGCGACCGCCTTCGACCAGTTACTGTGCCGGATTCAGTTCAAGGGCATGCGTCACGAGGGTGTATATACGCCACCGGGAGAAGACCGTGCCCTGCAGTTTCCCGGCTCACTCGGCGGTATGAACTGGGGTGGCGTCTCGGTAGATCCGACCACCAACTACATGTTTGTTAATGACATGCGGCTGGGCCTGGCTAATTACATGATCCCCCGCGATAAAGTGGGTGCGGGTGCCAGCGGCATTGAAATGGGCGTTGTACCCCAGGACGGAACGCCGTATGGCGCCATGCGCGAGCGCTTCCTGTCGCAGTTAGGCATCCCCTGCCAGAAACCGCCATTTGGTACCATGACCGCCATTGATCTGAAAACCCGCAAGATCGTCTGGCAGGTTCCGGTGGGTACCGTCCAGGATACGGGTCCGCTGGGTATTCGCATGGGTATGCCCATACCTATCGGCATGCCCACTTTGGGACCATCGCTGGCAACCCAGGCCGGTCTGCTGTTTTTCGCAGGTACTCAGGACTTTTATCTGCGCGCCTATGATTCATCCACCGGCAAGGAAATCTGGAAATCACGTCTGCCTGTAGGCAGCCAGTCCGGCCCCATGTCGTACATTTCTCCCAGGACCGGGAAACAGTACATTCTGATCAACGCAGGCGGCGCCAGACAGTCTCCCGATCGCGGTGACTACATCATTGCCTATGCGCTGCCTGATGATGCCAACAAGGGACAATAG
- a CDS encoding TonB-dependent receptor yields the protein MSSPTLKPTVVAGCLFSLFTCTAGAQPVTTVPAVTATQEAVPAAATPDAPVTELSPIVATSTRMDRPASEIPASISVIDGAQIRANEMQVNLSEGLRGIPGLSVRNRENYAQDLQVGIRGFGARSAFGVRGIRLYVDGIPATMPDGQGQTSNIDLSSIDSAEVLRGPFSTLYGNSSGGVLLTETETGEGPLTLTPSFAAGSYGQLRYGMKASGSRGDGPGAIDYLLSTNHFRTDGYREHSKAEKNQVNAKLGLNVGQDGHLSLLLNHVDLSADDPQGLTRDEFENDPRSSSPNAQTYNVRKTTKQTQGGLVYDQPLSDRTDLRIMGYYGERETKQFLSIPIGPQRAPSHSGGVIWLKRQYGGADVRLTSHVSLADRPLTLVAGVAWDTMREARKGYENFIGDQLGVQGNLRRDEINNVWNLDPYVQASWNFAERWTLDAGLRYSNVHFKSSDRYITNGNADDSGTANYSKLLPVIALNYQATPDLSLYVTAGRGFETPTFNELSYRNDNEPGLNFGLKPSVNTTLEAGLKANNVLNGQLTAAVFRTYTKDEIVSAGASGGRTTYQNAGRTLRDGVELAWDARFYRHLHARLSYTYLHARYRDSFCSGTCAGSNPEVPAGNLIPGIARNTATASLAWEPEQGWNGGVDVDYLGKVYVSDQNSESAPSAVVTGLHTGYTWKRDQWTVNAFGRLDNVFNARYAGSVIINDANKRYYEPAPGRNWTAGMTVSYRF from the coding sequence ATGAGTTCGCCTACTTTGAAGCCCACGGTTGTGGCCGGCTGCCTATTCTCGCTATTTACCTGCACAGCAGGCGCCCAGCCGGTAACAACAGTTCCAGCGGTCACAGCCACGCAGGAAGCGGTCCCTGCCGCTGCCACGCCAGACGCCCCCGTTACCGAGCTGTCGCCCATTGTGGCCACCAGCACCCGCATGGATCGCCCTGCCAGTGAAATACCGGCATCGATCAGCGTCATCGACGGCGCGCAAATCCGTGCGAACGAAATGCAGGTCAATCTGTCCGAAGGCTTGCGCGGCATCCCGGGGCTATCCGTACGCAACCGGGAGAACTATGCACAGGATCTGCAGGTAGGCATTCGCGGCTTCGGCGCCCGCTCCGCCTTTGGCGTACGCGGCATCCGCCTGTATGTGGACGGCATTCCGGCTACCATGCCAGACGGGCAGGGTCAAACGTCCAATATCGACTTGTCGTCAATTGATTCGGCCGAAGTCCTGCGCGGGCCGTTTTCCACGCTTTACGGCAACTCTTCGGGCGGCGTGCTGCTAACCGAAACTGAAACCGGCGAAGGGCCGCTCACCCTGACACCGTCGTTTGCCGCCGGCAGCTACGGTCAGTTGCGTTATGGCATGAAGGCGTCAGGTTCTCGTGGCGATGGCCCCGGCGCGATAGACTATCTGCTGAGCACAAACCATTTCCGTACTGACGGTTACCGCGAACATAGCAAGGCCGAGAAAAACCAGGTCAATGCCAAACTCGGCCTGAATGTGGGCCAGGACGGCCACCTGAGCCTGCTGCTCAATCACGTCGATCTATCGGCCGATGACCCACAGGGGCTGACACGGGACGAATTCGAAAACGATCCACGGTCGTCGTCTCCCAATGCGCAAACCTACAACGTACGCAAAACCACCAAGCAGACTCAAGGGGGGCTGGTCTATGACCAGCCCTTGTCCGACCGGACTGATCTGCGCATCATGGGCTACTACGGCGAACGCGAAACGAAGCAGTTTCTATCCATTCCTATCGGCCCGCAACGTGCGCCATCCCATTCGGGCGGTGTGATCTGGCTCAAACGGCAATACGGGGGGGCAGATGTCCGCCTCACCTCGCATGTCTCGCTGGCCGACCGGCCGCTCACTCTGGTCGCCGGCGTGGCCTGGGACACGATGCGCGAAGCACGTAAAGGTTATGAGAATTTTATCGGCGACCAGCTTGGCGTGCAGGGTAACCTGCGGCGCGATGAAATCAACAACGTCTGGAACCTGGATCCTTACGTACAGGCATCGTGGAACTTCGCCGAGCGCTGGACACTGGATGCCGGCCTGCGCTACAGCAACGTCCATTTCAAGTCCTCTGACCGCTACATCACAAATGGCAATGCTGACGACAGCGGCACGGCCAACTACAGCAAACTGCTGCCCGTCATCGCCCTGAATTACCAGGCGACACCCGATCTGTCGCTCTACGTCACGGCGGGCCGCGGCTTTGAAACCCCCACCTTCAACGAACTGTCATACCGTAACGATAACGAACCGGGCCTGAACTTTGGTCTGAAACCGTCGGTCAATACAACGCTGGAAGCGGGGCTTAAGGCCAACAATGTCCTGAACGGACAACTAACAGCGGCCGTGTTTCGCACCTACACCAAGGATGAAATCGTAAGCGCAGGGGCTTCCGGTGGGCGCACCACTTATCAGAATGCAGGCCGTACCCTGCGCGATGGTGTCGAACTGGCCTGGGATGCACGGTTTTACCGCCATCTGCATGCCCGTCTTTCATATACTTATCTGCACGCCCGCTATCGCGACAGCTTTTGCTCCGGCACCTGCGCTGGCAGCAACCCAGAGGTGCCTGCCGGCAACCTGATCCCCGGCATCGCCCGCAATACGGCGACCGCATCATTGGCATGGGAACCGGAACAAGGCTGGAACGGCGGTGTCGATGTTGATTATTTGGGTAAAGTTTACGTGAGCGACCAAAATAGCGAATCGGCTCCTTCGGCAGTGGTTACCGGTCTGCACACGGGCTACACGTGGAAACGCGATCAGTGGACGGTCAATGCCTTCGGGCGCCTGGACAACGTGTTCAATGCCCGTTATGCGGGATCAGTCATCATTAACGATGCCAATAAACGTTATTATGAACCTGCACCCGGCAGAAACTGGACCGCGGGCATGACGGTCAGTTACCGTTTTTAG
- a CDS encoding IclR family transcriptional regulator, which produces MPRKASTLSVADENPAAGGVAAVDRALSLLTVFRKNDGYLSLVELADRTRMYKSTILRLLASLEHYGMVHKSDDGRYGLGEGVVRLYGVYNSAFSQADVIMPVLRALVEKTQESASYHVMSGNSRLCLHRVNSPLPISYRTSEGDVLPLDKGSGARVLQAFTGVKGKLYDQIRRDGVVVLDGDRMPDLAGVSAAVFNAHHEFVGALTLTMPSSRLQPGFKDEVLQAALALSKKFGYTQD; this is translated from the coding sequence GTGCCAAGAAAAGCGTCAACATTATCGGTCGCTGACGAGAACCCGGCCGCAGGCGGCGTTGCTGCGGTGGACCGTGCCCTGTCGCTGCTGACCGTGTTTCGCAAGAACGATGGATATCTTTCGCTGGTGGAGCTGGCGGATCGTACGCGCATGTACAAGAGCACGATCCTGCGGCTGCTGGCTTCGCTGGAGCATTACGGCATGGTGCATAAGTCCGATGACGGACGCTACGGCCTGGGTGAAGGCGTTGTGCGGCTATATGGAGTCTACAATTCGGCGTTTTCCCAGGCGGATGTCATCATGCCGGTGCTGCGCGCGCTGGTAGAAAAGACTCAGGAAAGCGCGTCGTATCACGTGATGAGTGGTAACAGCCGGCTGTGCCTGCATCGGGTGAACTCGCCGTTGCCGATCAGCTATCGGACCAGTGAAGGGGATGTATTGCCGCTGGATAAAGGCTCTGGTGCGCGCGTGCTGCAGGCTTTCACCGGTGTTAAAGGAAAATTGTATGACCAGATCCGCCGCGATGGTGTGGTTGTGCTGGACGGCGATCGCATGCCCGATCTGGCGGGCGTATCTGCGGCGGTATTCAATGCACATCATGAATTTGTGGGGGCGCTGACGCTGACCATGCCTTCGTCCCGTCTGCAGCCCGGTTTTAAAGACGAAGTGCTGCAGGCCGCCCTGGCTCTCAGTAAAAAATTTGGCTATACCCAGGACTGA
- a CDS encoding hydroxymethylglutaryl-CoA lyase, translated as MNQTATEQVLISEVGMRDGLQSIKSIMPTEYKFKLIDALYEAGVREIEVCSFVPATLLPQMADAPEVVRYALRYPDLTVMALVPNLRGARNALQAGAHKLTLPVSASEAHSLANVRKTREQMVQEVRQIVALRNEIAPGVKIEAGISTAFGCTIQGMVSEDDVVRLASQLVAAGADETGLSDTTGYANPAQVRRLFRRVFAEIGDKCGAAHMHNTRGLGMANNLAAYDVGVRTFDASLGGLGGCPYAPGASGNVVTEDLVFMFEAMGIDTGINIDKLIGARVPLQAGVPEEAVYGMVAEAGVPLTFQQQV; from the coding sequence ATGAACCAGACGGCGACCGAGCAGGTGCTGATCAGTGAAGTGGGGATGCGCGATGGCTTGCAGAGCATCAAAAGCATCATGCCGACCGAATACAAATTCAAGTTGATTGATGCGCTTTATGAGGCTGGCGTTCGCGAAATCGAAGTTTGTTCGTTTGTGCCCGCAACGTTGCTGCCACAAATGGCGGATGCGCCAGAGGTTGTTCGCTACGCACTGCGTTACCCCGATTTGACCGTTATGGCGCTGGTGCCGAACTTGCGGGGTGCGCGTAATGCCCTGCAGGCGGGCGCGCATAAGCTGACGCTGCCGGTGTCCGCCAGCGAAGCGCATTCCCTGGCCAACGTGAGAAAAACACGGGAGCAAATGGTGCAGGAAGTGCGCCAGATCGTGGCATTGCGCAACGAGATTGCGCCTGGCGTAAAAATAGAGGCCGGCATATCCACTGCATTTGGCTGCACGATTCAGGGAATGGTGAGCGAAGACGATGTGGTCCGGCTGGCGTCGCAATTGGTGGCCGCCGGTGCGGATGAAACCGGGCTATCCGATACCACAGGATATGCGAATCCGGCTCAGGTGCGGCGGCTTTTCAGGCGTGTCTTCGCGGAAATCGGCGACAAATGCGGTGCCGCACATATGCACAACACGCGCGGGCTGGGCATGGCCAATAATCTGGCTGCCTATGATGTGGGCGTACGCACATTTGATGCGTCACTGGGTGGCCTTGGGGGCTGTCCCTATGCGCCGGGTGCATCCGGCAATGTGGTAACCGAAGATCTGGTCTTCATGTTTGAGGCCATGGGTATCGACACCGGCATCAATATCGATAAATTGATTGGTGCACGAGTACCGCTGCAAGCCGGTGTTCCGGAAGAAGCCGTGTATGGCATGGTGGCCGAAGCCGGCGTACCTTTAACCTTTCAACAACAAGTGTGA
- a CDS encoding CaiB/BaiF CoA transferase family protein encodes MTEQTLPYAGLKVIEFTHMVMGPTCGLILADLGADVIKIEPLKGDNTRHLLGSGAGFFSAFNRNKKSLAVDLKSEQGLALVKDLISSADVVSENFKPGTMKKLGLDYESLSERNPGLVYVSHKGFLPGPYEHRTALDEVVQMMGGLAYMTGRKGDPVRAGTSVNDIMGGMFGAIGVMAALKAREQTGRGQQVQSALFENNIFLVAQHMMQYVVTGKAPDPMPSRISAWAIYDVFNVKDGEQIFLAVVSDTQWRIFCDAFGLPELLNNPALETNNQRVLARSWLLPMLQKRLAVYSKAELAEVFEANGLPFAPIARPEELLQDEHLLETGGLAPMQMPDGRETNVPLLPICMDGQRLGVRLNPPRLGEHTLSILQNAGLSDAQINTLLENNVIATQ; translated from the coding sequence ATGACAGAGCAAACATTACCCTATGCCGGGTTGAAGGTGATTGAATTTACGCACATGGTGATGGGCCCCACTTGTGGCCTGATTCTGGCAGACCTGGGCGCTGATGTGATCAAGATTGAACCGTTAAAGGGAGATAATACCCGTCATCTGCTGGGGTCGGGCGCCGGCTTCTTCTCCGCGTTCAATCGCAATAAAAAAAGTCTGGCAGTGGATCTGAAGTCCGAGCAGGGATTGGCATTAGTGAAGGACCTGATCAGCTCGGCAGATGTGGTCAGCGAAAATTTCAAACCCGGCACCATGAAAAAACTGGGGCTGGATTATGAATCCCTGTCCGAACGAAACCCGGGGCTGGTATACGTGAGCCATAAGGGGTTTCTTCCCGGCCCGTATGAGCATCGTACCGCGCTGGATGAAGTGGTGCAGATGATGGGCGGCCTGGCTTACATGACCGGCAGAAAGGGTGATCCGGTACGTGCAGGTACCAGTGTCAATGACATTATGGGAGGCATGTTCGGTGCCATCGGTGTGATGGCTGCGCTTAAGGCGCGTGAACAGACGGGCAGGGGACAGCAGGTGCAAAGTGCCCTGTTCGAAAATAATATTTTCCTGGTTGCCCAGCACATGATGCAGTACGTGGTTACCGGCAAGGCGCCCGACCCGATGCCCAGCCGCATTTCTGCATGGGCGATTTACGACGTGTTCAATGTCAAGGACGGTGAACAGATCTTCCTTGCTGTGGTGAGTGATACGCAATGGCGGATTTTCTGCGACGCCTTTGGCTTGCCTGAGTTACTGAACAACCCGGCACTGGAAACCAATAACCAGCGTGTACTGGCACGTTCGTGGCTGCTGCCTATGCTGCAGAAACGCCTGGCGGTGTATTCCAAAGCAGAGCTGGCCGAGGTGTTTGAAGCCAACGGTCTGCCGTTCGCACCCATTGCACGGCCCGAGGAACTACTGCAGGACGAACACCTTCTGGAGACCGGCGGGCTCGCGCCGATGCAGATGCCCGATGGCCGGGAAACCAACGTGCCGTTGCTGCCTATTTGCATGGATGGCCAGCGGCTGGGCGTGCGCCTGAATCCACCACGCCTGGGCGAACATACGCTGAGCATTTTGCAGAACGCGGGCCTGAGCGATGCGCAAATCAATACCTTGCTGGAAAACAATGTCATTGCCACGCAATAG